A single window of Mastacembelus armatus unplaced genomic scaffold, fMasArm1.2, whole genome shotgun sequence DNA harbors:
- the LOC113131248 gene encoding NLR family CARD domain-containing protein 3-like, translated as MDQCGDTDDTVRPSKTSHSGDQESQTTAQRIQQQRPESPVPSCVSMKSDQSARRLIDLKDEQPADGRVQEETSEVHNDQSAEQHQPELDSIFMLLEENIITFVKSELKRVQRALRPDYPECSESQGEDDVVLDSEDEEQRSSRDSFLKITVNFLRMMKQKELADHLHSRSRAEVCKQKLKSNLQKKFQCVFEGVAKAGNPVLLNQIYTELYITEGGAAEVNEEHEVTQIETASRKPDRPEITIRHEDIFKASPGRHGPIRTVMTKGMAGIGKTFLTQKFTLDWAEDKANQDIQFTFPFTFRELNVLKEKKFSLVELVHHFFTETKGICRFEDFQVVFIFDGLDECRLPLDFHSTQTLTDATESTSVDVLLANLIGGKLLPSARLWITTRPAAANQIPPECVDMVTEVRGFTDPQKEQYFRKRFADQDQASTIISHIKTSRSLHIMCHIPVFCWITATVLENLLETTQGKELPNTLTEMYIHFLVVQTKVKNIKFEGGAGTDPHWSPENRKMVESLGKLAFEQLQKGNLIFYESDLTECGINLRAASVYSGVFTQIFIEERGLYQDQVFCFIHLSVQEFLAALHVHLTFINSGVNLLSEEKTYWMSMVSRHKSNLHLSAVDKALHSPNGHLDLFLRFFLGLSLQTNQSLLRGLLTQTGSSTETNKKTVEYIQKKLGENLSPERSINLFHCLNELKDHSLVEDIQWYLRSEGLSTDTLSPAQWSALVFILLSSEQDLDKFDLKKYSASEEALLRLLPVVKASNKALLSGCNLSERSCEALASVLSSQSSNLRHLDLSNNDLQDSGVKLVSGGLKSPHCKLETLSLSGCQVTEEGCASLASALSSNLSHLRELDLSYNHPGESGLKLLSGLKGPHWTKDSLRVEHCGQHRLKPGLRKYFCELELDTNTVNTNLKLSDNNRKVTMVEEDLPYPDHPDRFDYWTQLLCSNGLTGCCYWEVEWSGEVEIAVSYRGISRKGLSHDCWFGKNDQSWSLEWSDEGYCVWDNKRKSYLPPSSSSSSSTSGSNRVAVYLDYPAGTLSFYRVCSDTLIHLHTFCTTFTEPLYPGFALWEDDSTVSLCSL; from the exons ATGGATCAGTGTGGGGACACAGACGACACAGTCCGTCCCTCTAAAACCAGCCACAGTGGGGACCAGGAGAGCCAGACCACAGCTCAGAG GATCCAACAACAGAGACCAGAGTCTCCTGTCCCCAGCTGTGTGTCCATGAAGAGTGATCAGTCTGCAAGACGTCTTATCGACCTGAAAGATGAACAACCTGCTGATGGAAG AGTTCAGGAGGAGACCTCAGAGGTCCACAATGATCAGTCTGCTGAGCAGCATCAACCAGAGCTGGACTCCATATTTATG ctgctggaggagaacaTCATCACTTTTGTAAAGAGCGAGCTGAAGAGAGTCCAGAGGGCCCTGAGACCAGATTACCCAGAATGCTCAGAGAGCCAGGGGGAGGATGATGTGGTTTTGGACAGTGAagatgaagagcagaggagcagcagggaCTCATTTCTGAAGATCACAGTGAACTTCCTGAGGATGATGAAGCAGAAGGAGCTGGCCGACCATCTGCACAGCA GAAGTCGTGCTGAAGTTTGCAAACAAAAACTCAAGTCCAACCTGCAGAAGaagtttcagtgtgtgtttgagggggtcGCTAAAGCAGGAAACCCAGTCCTTCTGAACCAGATCTACacagagctctacatcacagagggaggggctgcagaggtcaatgaggaacatgaggtcACACAGATTGAAACAGCATCCAGGAAACCAGACAGACCAGAAATAACCATCAGACATGAAGACATCTTTAAAGCCTCACCTGGAAGACATGGACCAAtcagaacagtgatgacaaagggaatggctggcattgggaaaaccttcttaacacagaagttcactctggactgggctgaagacaaagccaaccaggacatccagttcacatttcccttcactttcagagagctgaatgtgctgaaagagaaaaagttcagcttggtggaactggttcatcacttcttcactgagaccaaaggaatctgcaggtttgaagacttccaggttgtcttcatctttgacggTCTGGATGAGTGTCGTCTTCCTCTGGACTTCCACAGCACTCAGACCCTGACTGATGCTacagagtccacctcagtggatgtgctgctgGCAAACCTCATCGGggggaaactgcttccctccgctcgcctctggataaccacacGACCTGCGGCGGCCAATCAGATCCCTCCTGAGTGTGTCGACatggtgacagaggtcagagggttcaccgacccacagaaggagcagtacttcaggaagaggtttgCAGATCAGGATCAGGCCAGTACCATCATCTCCCACATCAAGAcctcacgaagcctccacatcatgtgccacatcccggtcttctgctggatcactgctacagttctaGAGAATCTGTTGGAAACCACACAGGGAAAAGAGCTGCCCAACaccctgactgagatgtacaTCCACTTCCTGGTGGTTCAGACCAAAGTGAAGAACATCAAGTTTGAAGGAGGAGCTGGGACAGATCCACACTGGAGTccagagaacaggaagatggttgagtctctgggaaaactggcttttgagcagctgcagaaaggcaaCTTGATCTTCTATGAATCTGACCTGACAGAGTGTGGCATCAATCtcagagcagcctcagtgtactcaggagtgttcacacagatctttatagaggagagaggactgtACCAGGACCAGGTCTTCTGCTTCATCCATCTGAgcgttcaggagtttctggctgctcttcatgtCCATCTGACCTTCATCAACTCTGGAGTCAATCTGCTGTCAGAGGAGAAAACATACTGGATGTCCATGGTATCAAGACACAAATCTAACCTCCACCTGAGTGCTGTGGACAAGGCcttacacagtccaaatggacacctggacctgttccTGCGTTTCTTCCTGGGCCTTTCACTGCAGACCAATCAGAGTCTCCTGCGTGGTCTgctgacacaaacaggaagtagcactgagaccaacaaaaaaacagttgaGTACATCCAGAAGAAACTCGGTGAGAAtctgtctccagagagaagcattaacctgttccactgtctgaatgaactgaaggatCATTCTCTGGTGGAGGACATCCAGTGGTACCTGAGATCAGAAGGTCTCTCCACAGATACACTGTCTCCTGCTCAGTGGTCTGCTCTGGTCTTCATCCTACTGTCATCGGAACAAGACCTGGACAAGTTTGACCTGAAAAAATACTCTGCTTCAGAGGAGGCtcttctgaggctgctgccagtggTCAAAGCCTCCAACAAAGCCCT gctgagcggctgtaacctgtcagagagaagctgtgaagctctggcctcagttctcagctcccagtcctccaatctgagacacctggacctgagtaacaacgacctgcaggactcaggagtgaagctggtCTCAGGTGGACTGAAGAGTCCCCACTGTAAACTGGAAACTCTCAG TCTGTCAGGCTGTCAGGTCACAGAGGAAGGATGTGCttctctggcctcagctctgagcTCCAACCTctcccatctgagagagctggacctgagctacaaccatCCAGGAGAGTCCGGACTGAAGCTCCTGTCTGGACTCAAGGGTCCACACTGGACAAAGGACTCTCTCAG GGTGGAACACTGTGGGCAGCACAGGTTGAAACCTGGTCTGAGGAAGT atTTCTGTGAACTGGaactggacacaaacacagtgaacacaaaCCTCAAACTGTctgacaacaacaggaaggtgacaaTGGTGGAGGAGGATCTGCCGTATCCCGATCATCCAGACAGATTTGACTACTGGACTCAGCTGCTGTGTAGTAATGGTCTAACTGGTtgctgttactgggaggtggagtggagtgGGGAGGTTGAAATAGCAGTGAGTTACAGAGGAATCAGCAGGAAAGGACTCAGTCATGACTGCTGGTTTGGAAAGAACGATCAGTCCTGGAGTCTGGAGTGGTCTGATGAGGGATACTGTGTCTGggacaataaaagaaaaagctacctccctccctcctcctcctcctcctcctcgacCTCAGGCTCTAACAGAGTAGCAGTGTATCTGGACTATCCTGCTGGGACTCTGTCCTTTTACAGAGTCTGCTCCGACACACTGATCCACCTCCACACCTTCTGCACCACCTTCACTGAACCTCTGTATCCTGGCTTTGCACTCTGGGAAGATGACTCCACCGTGTCTCTGTGTTCTCTGTAG
- the LOC113131212 gene encoding C-1-tetrahydrofolate synthase, cytoplasmic-like isoform X1 yields the protein MLSSAARSLWASSCRGSRCSIATVVSGLKTARLVTERLKKEVEKMDSHVSGFRPSLVVLQVGNREDSNLYINTKLKAAAQIGIDAKHVRLPSTATQDELLQSIVSVNKDPSVHGLIVQLPLDSVNPINTELVTNAVSPEKDVDGLNCVNAGKLSRGDLSDCFIPCTPSGCMELIRQTGVSVEGKHAVVIGRSKIVGAPMHDLLLWNHATVTTCHSKTADLPEQVGLADILVVGAGRAEMVRGDWLKEGSVVIDCGINHVPDETKVSGKRVVGDVHYSSANQRAGFITPVPGGVGPMTVAMLMESTGPGCGSRLWVQAVGLGCGSRLWVQANTVLSARRLLLNNGPSR from the exons atGTTATCCTCGGCCGCCCGCTCGCTCTGGGCCTCCAGTTGTCGAGGAAGCAGGTGCTCCATAGCAACCGTCGTCTCCGGGCTAAAGACCGCCAG GTTGGTGACGGAGAGACTGAAGAAAGAGGTGGAGAAGATGGACAGTCACGTCTCAGGGTTCAGGCCCAGTCTGGTGGTCCTACAG GTGGGAAACAGGGAAGACTCCAACCTGTACATCAACACCAAGCTGAAGGCTGCCGCCCAG ATAGGAATCGATGCCAAACACGTGAGGCTGCCGAGCACAGCAACGCAGGACGAG ctgctgcagagcatCGTGTCCGTCAACAAAGACCCGTCCGTCCACGGTCTGATAGTCCAGCTCCCTCTGGACTCTGTTAACCCCATCAACACAGAACTCGTCACCAACGCCGTCTCTCCAGAGAAAGACGTGGACGG tctGAATTGTGTTAATGCTGGAAAGTTGTCTCGAGGTGACCTGAGCGACTGTTTCATACCCTGCACCCCCAGTGGCTGCATGGAGCTCATCAGACAAACAg GTGTGTCTGTGGAGGGGAAACACGCGGTCGTGATTGGCCGCAGTAAAATTGTCGGCGCTCCGATGCACGACCTGCTGCTGTGGAACCACGCCACTGTGACCACCTGTCACTCAAAGACTGCAGACCTACCTGAACAG gtggGGCTGGCTGATATCCTGGTGGTGGGGGCAGGTAGAGCAGAGATGGTGAGAGGTGATTGGCTGAAGGAGGGATCTGTAGTCATTGACTGTGGAATCAACCACGTACCAG ACGAGACGAAGGTGAGCGGTAAACGTGTGGTCGGAGACGTCCACTACtcttcagccaatcagagagcaggaTTCATCACACCTGTTCCAGGAGGGGTGGGGCCAATGACGGTGGCCATGTTGATGGAG TCTACAGGTCCAGGCTGTGGGTCCAGGCTGTGGGTCCAGGCTGTGGGTCTAGGCTGTGGGTCCAGGCTGTGGGTCCAGGCT AACACGGTGCTGAGCGCTCGGCGCCTCCTCCTGAACAATGGGCCGAGCAGGTGA
- the LOC113131212 gene encoding C-1-tetrahydrofolate synthase, cytoplasmic-like isoform X2, whose amino-acid sequence MLSSAARSLWASSCRGSRCSIATVVSGLKTARLVTERLKKEVEKMDSHVSGFRPSLVVLQVGNREDSNLYINTKLKAAAQIGIDAKHVRLPSTATQDELLQSIVSVNKDPSVHGLIVQLPLDSVNPINTELVTNAVSPEKDVDGLNCVNAGKLSRGDLSDCFIPCTPSGCMELIRQTGVSVEGKHAVVIGRSKIVGAPMHDLLLWNHATVTTCHSKTADLPEQVGLADILVVGAGRAEMVRGDWLKEGSVVIDCGINHVPDETKVSGKRVVGDVHYSSANQRAGFITPVPGGVGPMTVAMLMENTVLSARRLLLNNGPSR is encoded by the exons atGTTATCCTCGGCCGCCCGCTCGCTCTGGGCCTCCAGTTGTCGAGGAAGCAGGTGCTCCATAGCAACCGTCGTCTCCGGGCTAAAGACCGCCAG GTTGGTGACGGAGAGACTGAAGAAAGAGGTGGAGAAGATGGACAGTCACGTCTCAGGGTTCAGGCCCAGTCTGGTGGTCCTACAG GTGGGAAACAGGGAAGACTCCAACCTGTACATCAACACCAAGCTGAAGGCTGCCGCCCAG ATAGGAATCGATGCCAAACACGTGAGGCTGCCGAGCACAGCAACGCAGGACGAG ctgctgcagagcatCGTGTCCGTCAACAAAGACCCGTCCGTCCACGGTCTGATAGTCCAGCTCCCTCTGGACTCTGTTAACCCCATCAACACAGAACTCGTCACCAACGCCGTCTCTCCAGAGAAAGACGTGGACGG tctGAATTGTGTTAATGCTGGAAAGTTGTCTCGAGGTGACCTGAGCGACTGTTTCATACCCTGCACCCCCAGTGGCTGCATGGAGCTCATCAGACAAACAg GTGTGTCTGTGGAGGGGAAACACGCGGTCGTGATTGGCCGCAGTAAAATTGTCGGCGCTCCGATGCACGACCTGCTGCTGTGGAACCACGCCACTGTGACCACCTGTCACTCAAAGACTGCAGACCTACCTGAACAG gtggGGCTGGCTGATATCCTGGTGGTGGGGGCAGGTAGAGCAGAGATGGTGAGAGGTGATTGGCTGAAGGAGGGATCTGTAGTCATTGACTGTGGAATCAACCACGTACCAG ACGAGACGAAGGTGAGCGGTAAACGTGTGGTCGGAGACGTCCACTACtcttcagccaatcagagagcaggaTTCATCACACCTGTTCCAGGAGGGGTGGGGCCAATGACGGTGGCCATGTTGATGGAG AACACGGTGCTGAGCGCTCGGCGCCTCCTCCTGAACAATGGGCCGAGCAGGTGA
- the LOC113131212 gene encoding C-1-tetrahydrofolate synthase, cytoplasmic-like isoform X3: MLSSAARSLWASSCRGSRCSIATVVSGLKTARLVTERLKKEVEKMDSHVSGFRPSLVVLQVGNREDSNLYINTKLKAAAQIGIDAKHVRLPSTATQDELLQSIVSVNKDPSVHGLIVQLPLDSVNPINTELVTNAVSPEKDVDGLNCVNAGKLSRGDLSDCFIPCTPSGCMELIRQTGVSVEGKHAVVIGRSKIVGAPMHDLLLWNHATVTTCHSKTADLPEQVGLADILVVGAGRAEMVRGDWLKEGSVVIDCGINHVPDETKVSGKRVVGDVHYSSANQRAGFITPVPGGVGPMTVAMLMETHS; the protein is encoded by the exons atGTTATCCTCGGCCGCCCGCTCGCTCTGGGCCTCCAGTTGTCGAGGAAGCAGGTGCTCCATAGCAACCGTCGTCTCCGGGCTAAAGACCGCCAG GTTGGTGACGGAGAGACTGAAGAAAGAGGTGGAGAAGATGGACAGTCACGTCTCAGGGTTCAGGCCCAGTCTGGTGGTCCTACAG GTGGGAAACAGGGAAGACTCCAACCTGTACATCAACACCAAGCTGAAGGCTGCCGCCCAG ATAGGAATCGATGCCAAACACGTGAGGCTGCCGAGCACAGCAACGCAGGACGAG ctgctgcagagcatCGTGTCCGTCAACAAAGACCCGTCCGTCCACGGTCTGATAGTCCAGCTCCCTCTGGACTCTGTTAACCCCATCAACACAGAACTCGTCACCAACGCCGTCTCTCCAGAGAAAGACGTGGACGG tctGAATTGTGTTAATGCTGGAAAGTTGTCTCGAGGTGACCTGAGCGACTGTTTCATACCCTGCACCCCCAGTGGCTGCATGGAGCTCATCAGACAAACAg GTGTGTCTGTGGAGGGGAAACACGCGGTCGTGATTGGCCGCAGTAAAATTGTCGGCGCTCCGATGCACGACCTGCTGCTGTGGAACCACGCCACTGTGACCACCTGTCACTCAAAGACTGCAGACCTACCTGAACAG gtggGGCTGGCTGATATCCTGGTGGTGGGGGCAGGTAGAGCAGAGATGGTGAGAGGTGATTGGCTGAAGGAGGGATCTGTAGTCATTGACTGTGGAATCAACCACGTACCAG ACGAGACGAAGGTGAGCGGTAAACGTGTGGTCGGAGACGTCCACTACtcttcagccaatcagagagcaggaTTCATCACACCTGTTCCAGGAGGGGTGGGGCCAATGACGGTGGCCATGTTGATGGAG